In Haliaeetus albicilla chromosome 12, bHalAlb1.1, whole genome shotgun sequence, a genomic segment contains:
- the BCL2A1 gene encoding bcl-2-related protein A1 — translation METAEFYYVYYLAQDYLQYVLQESHLGPAQTRVAHVLRNIASSLQDQTEEALRPFLDRIDITSVAVAKRIFNGVMEEKFADGNTNWGRIMTIFTFGGLLTKKLQEHGVQLTGEEKEQISYFITEYIINNKAEWIDANGGWENGFLTKFERRSLLSFSKITAMFIAVFSLLREYY, via the exons ATGGAAACTGCTGAGTTCTATTACGTTTATTACTTGGCTCAAGATTATCTGCAATATGTGCTTCAGGAATCACATCTTGGACCAGCCCAAACCAGGGTTGCTCATGTCTTGCGAAACATTGCATCTTCACTGCAAGATCAAACCGAGGAGGCTCTCAGACCATTCTTGGACAGGATTGATATTACTTCTGTAGCTGTGGCCAAGAGAATTTTCAATGGtgtcatggaagaaaaatttgcTGATGGAAATACTAACTGGGGACGAATTATGACCATATTTACCTTTGGAGGTCTTCTCACTAAGAAGCTTCAAGAGCATGGAGTTCAGCTcactggagaggagaaggagcagatTTCTTATTTCATCACAGAGTACATAATAAACAACAAAGCCGAATGGATAGATGCAAATGGTGGCTGG GAAAATGGCTTCCTAACAAAGTTTGAAAGAAGATCACTACTGTCTTTCTCCAAAATCACAGCCATGTTCatagctgttttttccttgctcAGAGAGTactactga